The segment cttccgttgattgggcagcgacatctcataagtctgcagagaaccaaccagctcctgtactttgatgtcatcaagatccttgctcttttcaattgctgtcactttagcacgaaaactttccggcaatgatcgaaggatcttccttacaatctttgagtcctccgttttctcccccaagttgaacttactgacaaccacctcatttagctttccatagaaagagtcaaaagactcatcctcactcattttgagctcctcaaaccgagtggtcagcatttgtaacttggtgtctttcactttcttcgtgccttcataagtggtttccagaatctcccatgcttctttggcaatggtaatgtgagaaatcctgtgaaattcatctggagacacaccacagaaaatagcattgagtgctttactgttagcattagatgcagcaagtgctgccctatcccatgtggatttggctacctcaggtttggtccaaccaatctcaacagcatcccaaacggattcatcaatagaacacagaaaagctctcatgcgaaccttccaaaaagcataattactaccatcaaaatatggaggtgcatttagggattgagacctatccatctcaaaagggagtcaaggatcacacaatggtaatgaaaccaatcgcagtgtacccgctctgataccaattgaaagttcaaaaacgtgtacaaaacacttttgaacgtttagacccccaaataacaacttaaccaattcaagcaatatgtcaaacaactagtgtgcggaaacttaacacatgctataatatgaaattggttaaaaactatctaagccataacaaaataaaatccacagcaaataataaaaagacaaagatagagaggaaggaagatgcaaacacagagacaacacgcgatgtgttatcgaagaggaaaccgaaatcctcggcgaaaaacctctccgccgccctccaagcggtaaacaatccactagaaaatacagttgggatacaaggacagcaatagaccctccaagcctaatctacccagtgcacctaagccctccaagcttcttgctccaacgaggttgcaccgaacctttttcttttctagcttcccggattccgctactagaccgtagcatcaaccaatgaagattggttccttcctaactgcttcccagaaatccaaacaactgtctcacagtgatgatgatggtgagaactaggtttggtataatgcctctcaaggatttgacaatggagaggaagagagttgaggaatttgaagagactctaaggtagagattgtaggtgaaacaatctggtttttctttagggtttctctctcaaaattctctctggaagctctctttcaatcgtgggtaaaaggggtatttatactggagtgggagaggaatgtgaaacgtcaggttttacaaaacaggggtggctcgcggcttgacctcgcggcttgactaagtcgcgagatccagtcgcgagttaaccgtatggccagttgtcctgttttgtcctgtagtgctccagctagcatgactgttcatcttccagcatgcttggcacgtgtgctgcttctggcggcttgcagccgcgagtcacccgcgagtcccagccgcgagtctctgttttcttgcacactcttgaacaaacttcactctatctcactcactacccttacaacaaacccacctaaatacagggttactaaatgctgaattacaagcaaatttggcacggaataaagccaattagatggttgaataaattcaaccttacaccatGTCTTTGTGAATATCCCTTTGCTACCAATCTTGCTTTGAATCGTTCTACTTCCTTTTCTGATACTGCTTCCTTCTTTCTGAACACTCACTTGCAACCTATTAGTTTCTTTCCCTTTGGAAGTTCTGACAACTCCCAAGTCATGTTCTTATTCAAGGACTCCATCTCCTCCACCATAGCTTCCATCCACTTGTCCCTTTCAGAGCTATCAATTGCTTCTTGAAAAGTGGAAGGATCCCTGCTACTAATTACTAAGCAATAAGCAAGATCCTTGAAACCATACCTAACCAATGGTCTTATGTTGCGTTTAGGCTGTTCTAATATCATGTGTGGATTTCagcaataaataattaaacaatcCAAAAGATGGATTTCAGTTTAGAATAGTACTACTAGGGgtgtttttgtatttgtgataaatttaaattcaatataGGAGGAGTAGCTTGCCCACATTGCACCAGGTTTCCAGAATTGGTTTTACATGCTTTATGGGACTGTGATGCTTCTCAGGATGTATGGGTTGGGAGCATAAAAAATTGTAGAAATGCTCGCATGGACAGACCGATATGACTCAGCTCATGGAGTACTTATTGGATCGGTTTGTACTGGAAGATATGGAACTGTTCTTGGTCCAAGCATGGATCATCTGGAACTAGTGAAATAGAGTGCTGCATGGAGGAAACTTTAATGACCCAATCTGCCTGAACAAGAAAGCAGTAGAATACCTGGAGGAGTATCGGCACACACAAGTTCATTTGGCAGCAGGTCTAGTTGTGCAGTTGAGCAGGGATGTTTGGACACCTCCTCCTGAATCGGTtttcaaattgaattttgatgcaGCCATATTCATGGAGTCAGACAGGTTTGGGTTTGGTGTGATTATTAGAAATGATAAGGGAGAGGTGATGGTTGCCATGTCTGCCAAAGGTCCAGTGGTGAGTAGCAGCGATGAAGCCAAGATGCTAGCTTGCAGAAAAGTAATTGAATTTACAATGGATGATGGGTTTTCAAAACTAGTCATTAAAGGGGATAATGCTAATGTTATAAAAGCCATTTCATCTTCAATGGCTAACCTGTCATTGATATGGAATGTGGTAGACGATATTCATCATTTGATCCATGGTTTGCACTGGGTGAATATTTGTTGCACGAGGAGCAGAGGAAAGAAGGTGGCACATGCACTTGCACAACATGCTAGAAATATTTCAAATGATATGTATTGGATGGAGGACTCATCTCCTCCAGCTATGAAAACTTTGTATTAGGATTCTCttattttatgaatgaatgatccatttaatatatatatatatatatatatatatatatttctatatttaTAGGAGTAGTAGCTATAAAAGActggaagtaaaaaaaaaaaaagttgccaaTCATTTCTAGTCTccaccatggttttaaaaactagatCCAACCGGCTAGTTCAATCCGGAATTGGACCTCGTTCTAGTAAAAACCGTAAAAATCGGTAATTCAACTATAAAAATCGCATGTTCaactagtaaaaataaaaaactagacCATTTGGTTCTTTTCCTGGACGGAGCTATATATGGACTAGAGGGGGCAATGCGCCCCCATCCCCcgccccaatttttttttttttttttaaaattttattttaaatattagtatattaataggtactaattttagcaattttgttcaataaaattacactttgcaccacTTAAGAATgccattaattcttttaagagtaatgttatagccACAAAagtttttacaaattattaaggtagcaaattcttattagttcacACACTTGCGTCACTTTTTACTTCccaataacaacttgccatattagcaatttataaaaaaaaaaaaaaatagttttagcatttttcacctTGAAAGgccataaaaattaatagattaaatctaaaacaaaatatataagcccaaaaaaattagcccaataacagaaattaccaataataaagctaaaaaaCATTAAGCACAATCAACctattttttccaaaacaaacaagcaagccctttaaaaatttttaaatataaatccTTAGTGGTTAAGTAGTAGACTCAAAGGTTGGAGCCACTGCACACAGCGAGTAATAAAGCCACCCCCTTAACTTCAAGTCCAGGCTCCGTCTTTGGTTCTTTCactttggtttttaaaaccagaTCTCCAATACTATTCCCTCATTTCACTGCAATCAAGTTTTATTGtgcttttataatttttttttttttaaaattattgtgcTTCTACCTCACGGTTCCCCAAGTCAAAATATTCCAAATTTTGCCCTTTAACTTAAAAGTCAAAACAATTATTCTATAGACACATACcacattttttaatatgtgattaAATTATATCATACGATTCTACAATTAGAACTTGgtgaaaaataatcaaattatcACTTATCACGTGactaatttatttcaaaatatgcGAGCAAACATACAATCCTA is part of the Quercus robur chromosome 9, dhQueRobu3.1, whole genome shotgun sequence genome and harbors:
- the LOC126700837 gene encoding uncharacterized protein LOC126700837, yielding MTQLMEYLLDRVLHGGNFNDPICLNKKAVEYLEEYRHTQVHLAAGLVVQLSRDVWTPPPESVFKLNFDAAIFMESDRFGFGVIIRNDKGEVMVAMSAKGPVVSSSDEAKMLACRKVIEFTMDDGFSKLVIKGDNANVIKAISSSMANLSLIWNVVDDIHHLIHGLHWVNICCTRSRGKKVAHALAQHARNISNDMYWMEDSSPPAMKTLY